A genomic segment from candidate division KSB1 bacterium encodes:
- a CDS encoding carboxymuconolactone decarboxylase family protein, translating to MSEHPLSVFQELDPGVLKHIREMDEFVFAAGEVPRKTKLLLAMAFDAAHGAVNGVRALATAAMQEGATRGEIAEVLRVAAHLGGVGVFYTAAAALREVMR from the coding sequence ATGTCAGAGCATCCGCTTTCTGTGTTTCAAGAGCTTGATCCCGGTGTCCTGAAGCATATCCGGGAGATGGACGAGTTCGTGTTCGCCGCAGGGGAGGTGCCGCGCAAGACCAAGCTTCTCCTGGCCATGGCCTTTGATGCGGCGCACGGGGCGGTTAATGGCGTACGCGCTTTGGCAACCGCCGCGATGCAAGAGGGGGCCACGCGCGGAGAGATCGCCGAAGTGCTGCGCGTAGCGGCCCATCTTGGAGGGGTAGGCGTTTTCTACACCGCTGCGGCCGCATTAAGGGAGGTTATGAGGTAG
- a CDS encoding AAA family ATPase: protein MAYQTPMTTIEPILLAYLLEKGVGIRPVDRDTIVLGPVPVDPGVFTKPQSNLLLRRVEPWDRYIVCVDADLETRGRATPMSGVRFSHPANGWKAILFEELAGDPSEALLETLQLLGAPDLPPPHSLRTQKPPGRDFRPPTGRLSDHFTKALTDLPRDGELPPTIGRDKEVHQVLAVIQQWHRMVPLVVGESGAGKSNLLVALSRKLMLSNRRVRVLEVVRLTAEYNLPGEAERAFDRILDEMEAESNCVLAIDDVDVLLSCCSQREILLRRLADCGVPAFATALPGFLCNLESPILRRRYFPVVLYELNGGQTREVLRALKPLVERHHRVRIPEPMIDLCVGLSSGRPGVFPGKAVDLLDLACAEVAERKGDTLTADDLVATAGREGFASPGSPLDPWSSGS from the coding sequence ATGGCGTACCAGACGCCAATGACCACGATCGAACCGATCTTGTTGGCCTACCTCCTGGAAAAGGGGGTAGGCATCCGGCCGGTGGACCGAGACACGATTGTGCTTGGCCCTGTCCCGGTGGATCCTGGGGTCTTTACTAAGCCCCAGAGTAACCTCTTGCTTCGGCGCGTTGAGCCGTGGGACCGCTATATTGTCTGCGTTGACGCTGACTTGGAAACGCGGGGGCGAGCCACTCCAATGAGTGGGGTGCGCTTTTCTCACCCTGCCAACGGGTGGAAGGCGATATTGTTTGAAGAGCTTGCGGGAGACCCCAGTGAAGCGCTTCTGGAGACACTGCAACTGCTCGGAGCACCCGATTTGCCGCCGCCTCACTCCCTGCGCACACAAAAGCCTCCGGGGAGGGACTTCCGTCCACCTACGGGGCGGCTGTCTGATCACTTCACGAAGGCCTTGACAGACTTGCCACGGGACGGGGAACTGCCGCCCACAATTGGCCGAGACAAGGAGGTCCACCAGGTTCTCGCCGTAATCCAGCAATGGCACAGAATGGTACCCCTCGTCGTGGGTGAGTCTGGTGCAGGAAAAAGTAACCTTCTCGTTGCTTTGTCTCGAAAGCTTATGTTATCAAACAGACGTGTGCGGGTACTGGAGGTGGTCAGATTAACTGCCGAGTACAATCTTCCTGGTGAGGCCGAGAGGGCATTCGATAGAATCCTGGACGAGATGGAGGCCGAAAGTAACTGCGTTCTAGCCATCGACGATGTCGACGTTCTGCTCTCTTGTTGCTCTCAAAGGGAGATTCTTCTCCGGCGTCTTGCTGATTGTGGCGTGCCTGCGTTTGCTACAGCTCTCCCTGGTTTCCTCTGCAACCTGGAGTCACCAATCCTGCGGCGGAGGTATTTCCCTGTGGTGCTCTACGAGCTAAATGGAGGACAGACAAGAGAAGTTCTCCGTGCTCTGAAGCCGCTTGTCGAACGCCATCACCGGGTACGAATCCCCGAGCCGATGATTGACTTGTGCGTAGGACTCTCTTCAGGAAGACCAGGCGTGTTTCCCGGGAAGGCCGTAGATTTGCTCGATCTCGCATGTGCCGAGGTCGCAGAAAGAAAGGGGGACACGTTGACGGCGGATGACCTTGTCGCTACAGCTGGCAGAGAAGGGTTCGCCTCACCGGGCAGCCCCCTCGATCCGTGGAGTAGTGGCTCCTGA
- a CDS encoding proteasome accessory factor PafA2 family protein: protein MPETILRQLRRYPHLQDRGRTGLHLGNGCNVYVDTGRHLEFGTPEVTNPRDIVLWEKAGERLLEKASEGVQSERDIGVYKNNVDYAGHTWGCHENYLVSRRLSFERIAKELLPFLITRQIYAGSGKISCVSGGIGFELSQRAAFIEVAVSRETVGCRGILNTRDEHLSTEQYRRVHLILGDSLMSERGTFLKIGTTALLLRMMDLGVHLGDGFEFDDPVEVLHFVSRDPLCRRALRTTDGRSVTATEVQRHYLTRAEDSIGKRGIPEWGELVVREWRSVLDQLEADPLSLRSCLDPYIKFDLYSRLLQRWGSSWDHVNKMAPGKPARREPEELVVLRQIFGEEGVLHLECLLSAMREREPGPKPSPLAQKLMALDISYHDVRRRSSLFYSLEQQGLLEHRVVTEDEIASAMVSSPPDTRAAVRGRVIRQFSGLEAGVATWYAIWVPGRVLDLRDPFETDEKWRASTEEGL, encoded by the coding sequence TTGCCGGAAACTATACTACGCCAACTCAGGCGGTATCCCCACCTGCAGGACAGGGGCCGCACGGGCCTTCACCTCGGCAACGGGTGCAATGTATACGTCGATACCGGACGTCATCTTGAGTTCGGGACGCCTGAGGTCACGAATCCTCGCGACATCGTCCTCTGGGAAAAGGCGGGAGAGCGGCTCCTCGAGAAGGCCTCTGAGGGGGTCCAATCGGAACGAGACATCGGCGTGTACAAGAACAACGTTGATTATGCAGGCCACACTTGGGGGTGCCACGAAAACTACCTTGTGAGTAGGCGGCTGTCTTTCGAACGCATCGCTAAAGAGCTGCTCCCCTTCCTCATCACACGGCAAATCTATGCAGGCTCCGGCAAGATTTCTTGTGTCTCAGGAGGGATTGGCTTCGAACTGTCCCAGCGAGCCGCCTTTATTGAGGTTGCGGTAAGCAGGGAGACCGTAGGGTGTAGAGGTATTCTCAATACGAGAGACGAGCACCTGAGCACGGAGCAATACCGCCGTGTTCATTTGATCCTCGGAGACAGTTTGATGTCGGAGCGTGGTACCTTCTTGAAGATCGGTACTACAGCTCTGCTTTTGAGGATGATGGACCTTGGAGTGCATTTGGGAGACGGGTTTGAATTTGACGACCCAGTAGAAGTGCTCCACTTCGTGAGCCGTGACCCGCTTTGCAGAAGAGCACTACGAACAACGGATGGGCGTAGTGTCACAGCTACGGAGGTACAGCGACACTACCTCACGCGCGCAGAAGACTCCATCGGAAAGAGAGGTATCCCCGAATGGGGAGAGCTTGTTGTCCGTGAATGGCGCAGTGTGCTCGATCAGCTTGAGGCAGACCCACTCAGCCTTAGGTCGTGCCTGGATCCTTACATCAAGTTCGATCTTTACTCCAGGCTCCTCCAACGGTGGGGCTCTTCTTGGGATCACGTGAACAAAATGGCGCCCGGAAAGCCCGCCAGGCGGGAGCCAGAAGAGCTTGTCGTTTTGCGACAAATCTTCGGTGAGGAAGGCGTACTTCACCTGGAGTGCCTTTTGTCGGCGATGCGTGAAAGGGAGCCAGGGCCCAAGCCCTCTCCTTTGGCACAGAAGCTGATGGCTCTCGACATAAGCTATCATGACGTCCGGCGGAGAAGCAGCCTCTTCTACAGCCTTGAACAACAAGGACTGTTGGAGCACCGTGTGGTCACTGAAGATGAAATCGCCTCCGCCATGGTATCGTCACCTCCAGATACTAGAGCCGCTGTCCGTGGTCGTGTGATTCGGCAGTTTTCCGGTCTGGAAGCGGGCGTAGCAACCTGGTATGCCATTTGGGTCCCTGGGAGGGTGCTGGACCTTCGTGACCCTTTTGAAACCGACGAGAAGTGGCGTGCGAGCACGGAAGAAGGACTGTAG